One genomic window of Paramormyrops kingsleyae isolate MSU_618 chromosome 20, PKINGS_0.4, whole genome shotgun sequence includes the following:
- the tectb gene encoding beta-tectorin: protein MLLLTALLMVLPQAWACPPQKADYVVVSCFPNMIIANVPECPYGWEIEQLSLGGICYTGVISAGYYRFTVPDLTPRNHSYCGTQSEYMDGKDPKYVFYNYIISNDTSLTVRNQPVNYSFSCTYRAAYLVNNAVFSQRVATVYVNNGSVGSFKTQLSMNVFTNSKFLYAKDAPYVIDTSEIGSEVFIGIEAKGLSSRFKVVINNCWATPSPYSTDKKRWSLIINSCSSDQTVTIFENAKDTRSMFKFNSFRFQRLEKVSTVWLHCEVNICDGEKLFCQPAPCTTRSVQKHVDSSGGVLTMEFQLSAAESSSEGHLVGNFSHFYFSGWTHGPHQFLITGEASHSFYVSE from the exons ATGCTGCTGCTGACGGCCCTGCTAATGGTGCTGCCCCAGGCCTGGGCATGTCCTCCACAGAAAGCAG ATTATGTTGTGGTCTCCTGCTTTCCAAACATGATCATCGCCAATGTACCCGAATGTCCCTATGGCTGGGAGATCGAGCAGCTCTCCCTGGGGGGGATCTGCTACACGGGGGTCATCAGTGCTGGGTACTACCGCTTCACTGTCCCGGACCTGACCCCCAGGAACCACTCCTACTGTGGGACCCAGTCTGAG TATATGGATGGTAAGGATCCCAAATACGTGTTTTACAACTATATCATCTCCAACGACACCTCTCTCACGGTGAGGAACCAGCCTGTGAACTACTCCTTCAGCTGTACCTACAGGGCTGCCTACTTGGTGAATAACGCTGTGTTCAGCCAGAG AGTGGCCACCGTTTATGTGAACAACGGGAGCGTAGGCTCTTTTAAAACTCAGTTGTCTATGAACGTGTTCACT AACTCCAAGTTCCTGTACGCCAAGGACGCGCCCTATGTCATCGACACATCCGAAATTGGCTCAGAGGTTTTCATAGGCATCGAGGCCAAGGGCCTCAGTAGCCG ATTCAAAGTGGTCATTAACAACTGCTGGGCCACTCCCTCTCCTTACTCTACGGACAAGAAGAGGTGGAGCCTCATAATTAACAG CTGCTCCTCAGACCAGACTGTGACCATCTTTGAGAACGCCAAAGACACCCGCTCCATGTTCAAGTTCAACTCCTTCCGCTTTCAGCGTCTGGAGAAAGTCTCAACTGTCTGGCTCCACTGTGAGGTCAACATCTGTGATGGAGAAAAGCTGTTCTGCCAGCCA GCCCCATGCACAACCAGAAGCGTGCAGAAGCATGTGGACTCCAGCGGGGGGGTGCTCACCATGGAGTTTCAGCTCTCAG CTGCAGAGTCGTCCAGTGAGGGACATCTTGTAGGTAATTTctcacatttttatttctctggATGGACCCACGGACCACATCAGTTTTTGATTACTGGAGAAGCCTCCCACTCTTTTTATGTGTCTGAATAG